In Arcanobacterium wilhelmae, the following are encoded in one genomic region:
- a CDS encoding magnesium transporter MgtE N-terminal domain-containing protein codes for MNDRESRRVFVGRLAGTDVFDPIGDRVGRVADVVVVFRLRGAPLAIGLVVDVAGKRRVFLPLTRVTSIRDGQVITTGLVNIRRFTQRPTETMVLGELFDRPVTFRDGSGGATVVDVAIEQTRTREWQVSQLYVKRDRTSKDAGSSLTVSVREISGLASKVANQGASQILAQIDELKPPDVADVLRDLPSDRVLAVANELSDERLADVLEELGDDDRVSIVSGLEVDRAADVLEIMQPDDAADLVAELPDAQAEVLLERMEPDDAADVRRLLSYGERTAGGLMTTDPIILTPDAPVAMALAQARRPDIPPALSTTIFVCRPPSETPTGRFIGVVHLQRALRERPSQMIGTIIDSDIESVAPEDGIGTVTRLLATYNLTALPVVDNDSLLGAVSVDDVLDHLLPDDWREEDEEVLDAAVDEQHNYDSDHSEVNE; via the coding sequence ATGAATGATCGCGAATCCCGCCGCGTCTTCGTCGGCCGGCTTGCCGGTACCGACGTCTTCGATCCCATCGGGGATCGTGTTGGCCGCGTGGCCGACGTGGTGGTGGTTTTCCGATTGCGTGGCGCTCCGTTGGCGATCGGGCTGGTGGTGGATGTGGCTGGCAAGCGGCGAGTATTCTTGCCGCTCACGCGAGTCACCTCGATCCGCGACGGCCAGGTGATCACCACCGGCCTGGTGAACATCCGCCGGTTTACCCAGCGTCCCACAGAGACGATGGTGCTCGGCGAGCTGTTTGACCGCCCGGTAACGTTCCGCGACGGCTCGGGCGGAGCCACCGTCGTCGACGTCGCGATCGAGCAGACCCGCACGCGGGAGTGGCAGGTTTCTCAGCTGTACGTCAAGCGCGATCGCACGTCGAAGGATGCCGGCTCGTCGCTGACGGTGTCGGTGCGCGAGATCTCAGGTTTGGCCTCGAAGGTTGCCAATCAGGGCGCGAGCCAGATTCTTGCACAGATCGACGAGCTCAAGCCACCGGACGTCGCGGACGTGCTTCGCGATCTGCCATCGGATCGTGTGCTTGCGGTGGCGAACGAGCTGTCCGACGAGCGCCTAGCTGATGTTCTCGAGGAGCTTGGCGACGACGATCGCGTGTCGATCGTTTCGGGCCTGGAAGTGGATCGTGCGGCTGACGTCCTGGAAATCATGCAGCCCGACGACGCGGCCGATCTTGTGGCTGAGTTGCCCGACGCCCAGGCAGAAGTGCTCTTGGAGCGCATGGAGCCCGACGACGCCGCGGACGTGCGCCGTCTCCTCTCCTACGGCGAGCGCACAGCCGGCGGTCTGATGACGACCGATCCGATCATCTTGACGCCAGATGCACCGGTGGCGATGGCTCTGGCGCAAGCACGGCGTCCGGATATTCCGCCGGCGCTGTCCACCACGATTTTCGTGTGCCGTCCGCCGTCGGAAACACCAACGGGGCGGTTCATCGGAGTTGTGCACCTGCAGCGCGCCTTGCGCGAACGCCCCAGCCAGATGATCGGCACGATCATCGATTCGGATATCGAATCGGTGGCACCGGAAGACGGTATCGGAACTGTCACTCGTCTGCTGGCAACTTACAATCTCACTGCGCTGCCTGTGGTGGATAACGATTCGCTACTGGGCGCGGTTTCTGTTGACGACGTTCTCGACCACCTCCTGCCAGACGATTGGCGTGAGGAAGACGAGGAGGTGCTCGACGCCGCGGTTGACGAGCAACATAATTACGATTCGGATCACTCGGAGGTGAATGAATGA
- a CDS encoding aminopeptidase P family protein encodes MTDDKLQSEMEKRAHSRTQRPNSSAFREFIGENWGPRPEGPDRMDVADYTPARRAALGAQFIGERLVIPAGDYKVRNNDCDYRFRAHSAFSHLTGLGGEEEPGAVLVLNPIPGAKEGDAETHTATLFFHFRAPRSSEEFYADSRHGEFWVGPRLSADEMANLTGLAVDHSDNLRDALAKDLGAVQIRVMPQSDPAIEQMVAELREQNSLPSGVEEDLGLAEAASTLRFIKDAWEIQEMEKAVDVTFSGFEDILRSFPRARDHWRGERIIEGAFFARARAEGNGLGYDTIVGSGNHANTLHWIDNDGPVRDGDLILVDAGAELDSLYTADITRTLPVNGKFSDAQREVYEAVLEACEAALEETKKPGVRFKDIHTAAMAVIARHLEAWGMLPGTAEESLAPEGQYHRRWMPHGTSHHLGLDVHDCAQAKRELYTDSLLEPGMIFTIEPGLYFHEDDLLVPERFRGIGVRIEDDVLMTDEGGVRISENIPRTVADIEAWMKHVQG; translated from the coding sequence ATGACTGATGACAAGCTTCAAAGCGAGATGGAAAAGCGCGCTCACTCGCGCACACAGCGTCCGAACTCCTCGGCATTCCGTGAGTTCATCGGAGAGAACTGGGGGCCGCGCCCTGAGGGCCCGGATCGCATGGACGTTGCCGACTACACGCCGGCACGCCGCGCCGCCCTCGGCGCCCAGTTCATCGGCGAGCGCCTCGTGATCCCCGCTGGCGATTACAAGGTCCGCAATAACGATTGCGATTACCGTTTCCGCGCACACTCCGCGTTCTCTCACCTCACCGGCCTCGGCGGCGAAGAAGAGCCGGGAGCCGTGCTGGTTCTCAACCCGATCCCGGGCGCGAAGGAAGGCGACGCCGAAACGCACACAGCCACCTTGTTCTTCCACTTCCGTGCGCCGCGTTCCTCGGAGGAGTTTTACGCCGACTCACGCCACGGCGAGTTCTGGGTGGGCCCGCGGCTTTCCGCAGATGAGATGGCAAACCTGACCGGCTTGGCTGTGGATCATTCAGATAACCTGCGCGACGCTCTCGCAAAGGATCTTGGAGCAGTCCAGATTCGCGTGATGCCCCAATCCGATCCGGCGATTGAACAGATGGTGGCCGAGCTTCGCGAGCAGAACTCGCTTCCCTCCGGCGTTGAGGAGGATCTTGGACTCGCTGAGGCAGCCTCCACGTTGCGTTTCATTAAGGACGCGTGGGAGATCCAGGAGATGGAGAAGGCCGTCGATGTCACGTTCTCCGGCTTCGAGGATATCCTGCGTTCCTTCCCACGCGCCCGCGATCACTGGCGCGGCGAGCGCATTATCGAGGGCGCGTTCTTTGCGCGTGCACGCGCCGAGGGCAACGGCCTGGGATACGACACCATCGTCGGTTCCGGCAACCACGCGAACACGCTGCACTGGATCGACAACGACGGCCCTGTTCGCGACGGCGATCTGATTTTGGTCGACGCCGGTGCAGAGCTCGATTCGCTCTACACGGCGGACATCACCCGAACTCTGCCGGTGAACGGCAAGTTCTCGGACGCGCAGCGTGAAGTGTACGAGGCAGTGCTCGAGGCGTGCGAGGCCGCGCTGGAGGAAACGAAGAAGCCGGGCGTGCGCTTCAAGGACATCCACACCGCGGCGATGGCCGTGATCGCCCGACACCTCGAGGCATGGGGCATGCTCCCGGGCACAGCCGAGGAATCGCTGGCTCCAGAGGGGCAGTACCACCGCCGCTGGATGCCTCACGGCACCTCGCACCACCTGGGCCTGGACGTTCACGATTGTGCGCAGGCCAAGCGCGAACTCTACACGGATTCCCTGCTCGAGCCCGGCATGATCTTCACGATCGAGCCTGGCCTGTACTTCCACGAGGATGATCTTCTGGTACCGGAGCGATTCCGAGGCATCGGCGTGCGCATTGAGGACGATGTACTGATGACCGACGAGGGCGGCGTGCGCATCTCGGAGAACATTCCGCGCACCGTTGCCGATATCGAAGCCTGGATGAAGCACGTCCAAGGCTGA
- a CDS encoding PHP domain-containing protein — MIDLHTHSTCSDGTLSPAVLAGQAARAGLTAWGITDHDTAAGWDEARAAASAEGIACVRGTEFTTRHAGVIVHLLGYLFNPQSAPIAGHFSAQLTAREDRAREITARLSTDFPITWADVEAQLAPGAPVGRPHIADALVAAGVVASRSDAFADLLSTKSPYYVPQHAPTTTDVVAWINDAGGKAVLAHPLATQRGKRLGWEAIEEILVCGAFGVEVWHRENPPAERGELEALAGRLGKACFGSSDYHGSGKPNQLGEFTTSPVVLQALAEGTYLEV; from the coding sequence ATGATCGACCTTCACACGCACTCCACTTGCTCCGACGGCACGCTTTCCCCGGCAGTGCTTGCAGGGCAAGCGGCACGGGCCGGCCTTACCGCGTGGGGCATCACCGACCACGACACTGCCGCCGGCTGGGATGAGGCCCGCGCTGCGGCGTCGGCGGAGGGGATCGCCTGCGTTCGCGGCACTGAGTTCACTACGCGTCACGCCGGCGTCATCGTCCACCTCCTCGGGTATCTCTTTAACCCGCAGTCCGCACCGATCGCCGGCCATTTCTCGGCGCAGCTGACCGCCCGCGAGGACCGTGCGAGGGAAATCACGGCGCGGCTTTCAACCGATTTCCCTATCACGTGGGCCGACGTCGAAGCGCAACTTGCGCCCGGTGCTCCTGTTGGCCGTCCGCATATTGCCGACGCCCTCGTCGCCGCCGGCGTCGTTGCGAGCCGTTCGGACGCATTCGCCGATCTCCTGTCCACAAAATCCCCGTATTACGTGCCCCAACACGCTCCAACAACCACCGACGTCGTCGCCTGGATCAACGACGCCGGGGGCAAGGCGGTGCTTGCACACCCGCTCGCAACCCAGCGCGGGAAACGTCTGGGGTGGGAAGCAATCGAAGAGATCCTCGTCTGCGGAGCGTTCGGAGTTGAGGTATGGCATCGCGAAAATCCACCTGCAGAACGTGGCGAGTTAGAGGCGCTAGCGGGTAGGCTGGGCAAGGCGTGTTTTGGTTCGTCCGATTATCACGGAAGTGGTAAACCGAACCAGCTTGGGGAGTTCACTACCTCTCCAGTCGTACTGCAGGCCCTTGCCGAGGGAACATATTTGGAGGTTTGA